A genomic region of Amphiura filiformis chromosome 6, Afil_fr2py, whole genome shotgun sequence contains the following coding sequences:
- the LOC140154392 gene encoding craniofacial development protein 2-like translates to MESSKNRGRRAHGQNGHSYQPRRSCKLPSHNAQHDVLKPKPNGNFKIETGKMAGQKLNICTYNTRTLRTEEVFETLLDEIQEFKWDIIGLAETKREGQGIVELQGGMWLYNHGKTEEDTEAKGIGFLVHPKLTDYVTEIKSYSNRVAALNLHLTGRDQISIIQVYAPTSEYDDEIVEIFYEDVSKAIEANKGKYTIVMGDFNAKVGECQPDEEAIIGKFGYGQRNKRGEMLLEFAAQHKLVIGNTFFKKSKNRYWTWESPDGHTRNQIDFILSSQRGIIQDCGVITKVDIGSDHRMVRAKLHISKRLARLKFIRNEKKSKINILRLREKRPEFQLELKNLFED, encoded by the coding sequence ATGGAAAGTAGCAAAAATAGAGGCCGTAGAGCCCATGGCCAGAATGGGCACAGCTATCAACCACGCAGAAGCTGTAAATTGCCTAGTCATAACGCTCAACATGACGTCTTGAAGCCAAAGCCTAACGGAAACTTCAAGATTGAGACGGGAAAAATGGCTGGACAAAAGTTGAACATTTGTACTTATAATACAAGGACTCTGAGAACAGAGGAAGTGTTTGAAACACTGTTGGATGAAATACAAGAATTCAAATGGGATATCATTGGATTAGCAGAAACCAAGAGAGAAGGACAGGGGATTGTTGAATTACAGGGAGGAATGTGGTTGTATAATCATGGTAAAACTGAAGAGGACACAGAAGCAAAAGGAATTGGATTTCTTGTACATCCAAAACTTACTGATTACGTCACAGAAATAAAAAGCTACTCCAACAGAGTAGCTGCACTCAACCTTCACTTGACAGGAAGAGACCAAATAAGCATCATCCAAGTGTATGCGCCCACTAGCGAGTACGATGATGAGATAGTAGAAATATTCTATGAAGATGTGAGTAAGGCAATAGAAGCCAACAAAGGAAAGTATACCATTGTCatgggcgattttaatgccaaagTAGGAGAATGCCAACCAGATGAAGAGGCCATCATAGGAAAATTTGGTTATGGACAGAGAAATAAAAGAGGTGAAATGCTACTGGAATTTGCAGCACAACATAAGCTGGTTATAGGCAACACATTCTTCAAGAAAAGTAAAAACCGATATTGGACATGGGAAAGCCCCGATGGACACACTAGAAACCAAATAGACTTTATTCTCAGCAGCCAAAGGGGAATTATCCAGGACTGTGGAGTTATCACAAAAGTTGATATAGGAAGTGATCACAGAATGGTGAGGGCTAAACTTCATATCAGCAAAAGACTAGCAAGACTCAAATTTatcagaaatgaaaagaaaagcaagATTAACATCCTACGACTAAGAGAGAAGAGGCCAGAATTCCAGttggaattgaaaaatctcttTGAGGATTAG
- the LOC140155118 gene encoding uncharacterized protein yields MASIDWTKKLPAVALLICGVLFCNGQAQVSAENTGALKEITDFDDDTQYPELDIDWIEKKDAAFLNPLVSPDLSWENVPLQYIKRRRNQVFSAGLFGKRSGWNQGHQNGLFGKRSDWLEEYMSGGEDSDADNADSSSQYSKKQWNPNQQTGGLFGKRNDQLTRRTYNEMLQDLHDRVESAMDKRNAAAATLGRVRTKSSGQHVFRTGGLFGKRSAEDAGMQRALWPEEEQRRK; encoded by the coding sequence ATGGCTTCGATAGACTGGACGAAAAAGCTGCCAGCCGTAGCGCTGCTTATTTGTGGGGTATTATTCTGCAATGGACAGGCGCAAGTATCAGCTGAAAATACCGGTGCTCTAAAGGAAATTACAGACTTTGACGACGACACGCAGTATCCTGAACTTGATATCGACTGGATTGAGAAAAAAGATGCAGCATTTCTGAATCCTCTAGTATCCCCTGACTTATCGTGGGAAAATGTGCCTTTGCAATACATTAAACGAAGGAGAAATCAAGTATTTTCAGCAGGGCTTTTTGGTAAACGAAGCGGGTGGAACCAAGGGCACCAAAATGGGTTATTCGGAAAGCGTTCAGATTGGCTGGAGGAATATATGAGTGGTGGCGAGGATAGTGATGCAGACAATGCAGATAGCAGTAGCCAGTACTCAAAGAAGCAATGGAATCCAAACCAACAAACAGGTGGTTTATTTGGTAAACGAAATGATCAACTTACAAGAAGGACATACAACGAAATGCTGCAAGATTTGCACGACAGAGTAGAATCTGCCATGGATAAAAGAAATGCGGCGGCGGCTACTTTAGGAAGGGTACGCACTAAGTCATCGGGTCAACACGTATTTAGAACCGGAGGCCTTTTTGGTAAACGATCGGCTGAGGATGCTGGTATGCAGAGAGCACTATGGCCGGAGGAAGAACAACGTAGAAAGTAG